One Streptomyces dangxiongensis genomic window, CGAATAGGGCGTTTCAGTAGCACGCTCAAGACCCGAAGCGGAGTGATCTAGCCATGGGCAGGTTGAAGCGGAGGTAAGACTTCGTGGAGGACCGAACCCACCAGGGTTGAAAACCTGGGGGATGACCTGTGGTTAGGGGTGAAAGGCCAATCAAACTCCGTGATAGCTGGTTCTCCCCGAAATGCATTTAGGTGCAGCGTCGTGTGTTTCTTGCCGGAGGTAGAGCACTGGATAGGCGATGGGCCCTACCGGGTTACAGCCAAACTCCGAATGCCGGTAAGTGAGAGCGCGGCAGTGAGACTGTGGGGGATAAGCTCCATGGTCGAGAGGGAAACAGCCCAGAGCATCGACTAAGGCCCCCAAGCGTACGCTAAGTGGGAAAGGATGTGGAGTCGCACAGACAACCAGGAGGTTGGCTTAGAAGCAGCCACCCTTGAAAGAGTGCGTAATAGCTCACTGGTCTAGTGATTCCGCGCCGACAATGTAGCGGGGCTCAAGCGTACCGCCGAAGTCGTGTCATTGCAGCATATAGCCCCAACGGGTGCTGTGATGGGTAGGGGAGCGTCGTGTGCCGGGTGAAGCAGCCGCGGAAGCGAGTTGTGGACGGTTCACGAGTGAGAATGCAGGCATGAGTAGCGATACAAACGTGAGAAACGTTTGCGCCGATTGACTAAGGGTTCCTGGGTCAAGCTGATCTGCCCAGGGTAAGTCGGGACCTAAGGCGAGGCCGACAGGCGTAGTCGATGGATAACCGGTTGATATTCCGGTACCCGCTGTGAAGCGTCAAACATCGAGCATCGTGATGCTAAGGCCGTGAAGCCGTTCCGGACCCTTCGGGGAAAGGAAAGTGGTGGAGCCGCCGGACCAAGCGGTTAGTAGGTGAGTGATGGGGTGACGCAGGAAGGTAGTCCATCCCGGGCGGTGGTTGTCCCGGGGTAAGGGTGTAGCCCGAGTGGTAGGTAAATCCGTCACTCATGCAGGGTGAGACCTGATGCCGAGCCGATTGTGGTGAAGTGGATGATCCTATGCTGTCGAGAAAAGCCTCTAGCGAGTTTCATGGCGGCCCGTACCCTAAACCGACTCAGGTGGTCAGGTAGAGAATACCGAGGCGTTCGGGTGAACTATGGTTAAGGAACTCGGCAAAATGCCCCCGTAACTTCGGGAGAAGGGGGGCCATGTCCGGTGATGAGCTTTACGCTCTGAGCTGGGGGTGGCCGCAGAGACCAGCGAGAAGCGACTGTTTACTAAAAACACAGGTCCGTGCGAAGCCGTAAGGCGATGTATACGGACTGACGCCTGCCCGGTGCTGGAACGTTAAGGGGACCGGTTAGCTCACTTTCGGGTGGGCGAAGCTGAGAACTTAAGCGCCAGTAAACGGCGGTGGTAACTATAACCATCCTAAGGTAGCGAAATTCCTTGTCGGGTAAGTTCCGACCTGCACGAATGGCGTAACGACTTCTCGACTGTCTCAACCATAGGCCCGGTGAAATTGCACTACGAGTAAAGATGCTCGTTTCGCGCAGCAGGACGGAAAGACCCCGGGACCTTTACTACAGTTTGATATTGGTGTTCGGTTCGGCTTGTGTAGGATAGCTGGGAGACTTTGAAGCAGCCACGCCAGTGGTTGTGGAGTCGTCGTTGAAATACCAGTCTGGTCGTGCTGGATGTCTAACCTGGGTCCGTGATCCGGATCAGGGACAGTGTCTGATGGGTAGTTTAACTGGGGCGGTTGCCTCCTAAAGAGTAACGGAGGCGCCCAAAGGTTCCCTCAGCCTGGTTGGCAATCAGGTGTTGAGTGTAAGTGCACAAGGGAGCTTGACTGTGAGACCGACGGGTCGAGCAGGGACGAAAGTCGGGACTAGTGATCCGGCGGTGGCTTGTGGAAGCGCCGTCGCTCAACGGATAAAAGGTACCCCGGGGATAACAGGCTGATCTTCCCCAAGAGTCCATATCGACGGGATGGTTTGGCACCTCGATGTCGGCTCGTCGCATCCTGGGGCTGGAGTCGGTCCCAAGGGTTGGGCTGTTCGCCCATTAAAGCGGTACGCGAGCTGGGTTTAGAACGTCGTGAGACAGTTCGGTCCCTATCCGCTGTGCGCGCAGGAGTCTTGAGAAGGGCTGTCCCTAGTACGAGAGGACCGGGACGGACGAACCTCTGGTGTGCCAGTTGTCCTGCCAAGGGCATGGCTGGTTGGCTACGTTCGGGAGGGATAACCGCTGAAAGCATCTAAGCGGGAAGCCTGCTTCGAGATGAGGACTCCCACCCACTTGATGGGGTAAGGCTCCCAGTAGACGACTGGGTTGATAGGCCGGATCTGGAAGCACGGTAACGTGTGGAGGTGACCGGTACTAATAGGCCGAGGGCTTGTCCATTGATGCTCGCGTTCACTGTGTTGGTTCTGAGGCAACGACCGTTGCCGGTTTCTTGAGCAGAACACATAACAAAAAAGTGTGCTTGTTCGCTCGAAACCATTAGGGTTTCGGTGGTCATAGCGTGAGGGAAACGCCCGGTTACATATCGAACCCGGAAGCTAAGCCTCACAGCGCCGATGGTACTGCAGGGGGGACCCTGTGGGAGAGTAGGACGCCGCCGAACAATCTTTGGAGGACCCCTGGTCCCAGCGTTCAGCTGGGACCAGGGGTCCTTTCGTTTTTACAATGCTTGTGTACCGATGACAGGAGTCACCATGTCCACCAACTCTCCCGACGACCGACCGGAGCGCGACCAGCGGCGACGGGACAGTGGTGACCGGGGCGACCGCGGCGGGTTCCGCGGTGACCGCGGTGACCGCGGTGGCTTCCGCCGGGACAACGACCGTCGTGACAGCGGCCCTCGTGACAACGACCGTGGCGGCTTCGGCCGGCGCGATGACAACCGCGGTGGTTTCCGCAAGGACGACCGCCGTGACGACCGCCGCGATGACCGCGGTGGCGACCGCGACCGTGGCGACCGCGGTGGCTTCCGTCGCGACGACCGCCGTGACGACCGGCGTGACGACCGCCGTGGCGGTGGCTACGGCGACCGCGGTGACCGTGGCGGTTACGCCGGCCGACGCGACGACCGCCGTGAGGGTGACCGCACTTCGCGTCCGGCGTTCCAGAGGGACGACCGCCGTGAGGGCGAGCGGTCTTCGCGTCCGGCGTTTAAGCGGGACGACCGTGACCGTGGGCCGCGTCGGGACGACCGTGGGGACCGCGGCTTCCGCCGCGACGACCGCGGTGGCGAGCGTCCGCCGTTCCGCCGCGACGACGACCGTGGCGGGGACCGGGGCGGCGACCGTCCCTCCTACCGCCGCGACGACAACCGCGCCGGCTTCCGCCGCGACGACCGCGGTGGCGACCGCGGTGGCTTCCGTCGCGACGACCGCCGTGACGACCGCCGTGGCGGTGGCTACGGCGACCGCGGTGACCGTGGCGGTTACGCCGGCCGACGCGACGACCGCCGTGAGGGTGACCGCACTTCGCGTCCGGCGTTCCAGAGGGACGACCGCCGTGAGGGCGAGCGGTCTTCGCGTCCGGCGTTTAAGCGGGACGACCGTGACCGTGGGCCGCGTCGGGACGACCGTGGGGACCGCGGCTTCCGCCGCGACGACCGCGGTGGCGAGCGTCCGCCGTTCCGCCGCGACGACGACCGTGGCGGGGACCGGGGCGGCGACCGTCCCTCCTACCGCCGCGACGACAACCGCGCCGGCTTCCGCCGCGACGACCGCGGTGGCGACCGCGGTGGCTTCCGCCGTGACGACAGCCGTGTCGAGCGGCGCGACGACCGCCGTGGTGAGGACCGTGGCGGCTTCCGGGGTCGTGACGACCGCGGTGAGCGCGGCGATTTCCGTCGCGACGACCGCCGTGACGACCGCGGTGGCCATGGGCCCCGCCGTGACGACCGTGGTGGCCGACCCGGTGGCTTCCGGGGTCGTGACGGGCGCGATGACCGCCGTGACGACCGCCGGGACGACCACCGTGGCGGTGGCCGGTTCCGTGACGAGCGGGACCGGGACCGGGAGCCGATCAAGCGGCTGCCGATCCCCGAGGACGTCACCGGTGACGAGATCGACAAGGACGTCCGGCAGGAGCTTCAGAGTCTGCCCAAGACGCTCGCGGAGGATGTCGCCAAGAACCTGGTGATGGTCGCCCGGCTGCTCGACGAGGACCCCGAGGGCGCGTACGGCTACTCCAAGGTGGCCCTGCGTCTGGCGTCCCGCGTGGCCGCCGTACGGGAGGCCGCCGGGTTCGCCGCGTACGCCACCCAGAAGTACGCCGAGGCTCTCGGGGAGTTCCGGGCCGCCCGGCGGATGACGGGCACCGTGGAGCTGTGGCCGGTGATGGCCGACTGCGAGCGTGGGCTCGGTCGGCCCGAGAAGGCGCTGGACATGGCCGGTGCCCCGGAGGTGCACAAGCTGGACAAGGCCGGGCAGGTCGAGATGCGGCTCGTCGCCGCCGGTGCCCGGCGTGACATGGGGCAGTTGGACGCGGCCATCGTGACGCTTCAGAGCCCCGAGCTGGCCTCCCAGTCGGTGCAGCCGTGGACCGCTCGCCTGCGCTACGCGTACGCCGACGCGCTGCTGGCCGCCGGCCGGGAGCGCGAGGCGCGTGAGTGGTTCGCGAAGGCGGTCGAGGCCGACCGGGACAGCAGCACGGACGCGTCGGACCGGCTGGCCGAGCTGGACGGCGTGGAGTTCGTCGACGCCCTGGCCGAGGAGGAGACCTCCGGGGTCGAGGACGCCGAGGAGGCCGCCGAGGTCGACGAGGCCGACGAGGCTGAGGAGCCCGGCAAGCCCGTCGAGTCCACGGAGGCCGTCGAGTCCACGGAGGCCATCGAGTCCACGGAGGCCGTCGAGTCCGACGAGTCCGGGCATGTCGCCTCCCCGGAGGCCGGCGACAAGGACTGACGCAGGCCGGTGACGAAGAGGGCAGGCTCCCTGGGGAGCCTGCCCTCTTTTTTGTGCCGTCTCGGTCGCCGCTTCCGTCCGGTCAGATGTCCAGCGCGCGCAGCACCAGTCCCGAGGCCGGTTTCGGGCCGAACGACGTCGACTTGCGGGGCATCGTGACGCCCTGCCGGGCCAGGTCGCGGACGACCTCCTCGCGGACCGGGTGCATCAGGACGGCCGTACCGCCGTCGCGTTCCGCCTTGGCGACCGTCGCGGACGTGTCGTGTATGTAGGCGATGTGGGCCGCAGAGTCCTCCGGGATCCGCCAGACGTGCTCCAGCAGCGTGGTGTGCAGGACCGTGGCGTCCAGGGAACGCCAGGCGGCCGGGCGGTCCGCCGGGATCGTCCGGGCCAGCAGGTCGGGGTCCGGACGGTCGAGGAGGTGGAAGGAGCCGTCGCCGGCCAGCAGGAAGGCGTTGCCCTCGCAGGAGGCGTCGGCGAGCGCCTCCAGGGCCTGGGGCAGCGGCACGTCGAGACGCTGGATCCGGAACATGCCCGTCACGGCCGTCAGGGCGTCGGCGACCGGCAGGCCGTGCAGCAGCCGGTGGATGGCGCGGACCCGCAGTGGATAGCGGGCCGTGTCCACCAGGAGGACCAGGCCATGGTCCCAGGGGCTCGGGGAGGGGTGTTCGGCGCGCAGCCGCAGGTAGGTGGCCCAGCGGTGGTGGCCGTCGGCGATCAGGGCCTGCCGGCCGGCCAGGTCGGACCGGATGCGGGTGACGTCGTCGGGGTCGGTGACGGACCACAGCCGGTGGTGGAAGCCGTCCTCGGTGGTCGTGGCCAGCAGCGGCGGGCGGGCGGCCGTGCGTTCGACGACCTCGGCGGCGGTGCCGTCGCCCCGGTACGTCAGCAGCAGCGGTTCGAGGTTCGCGCGCGTGGCGCGCATCAGGGCCGCGCGGTCGGCGACCACGGGCGGCATGACGTCCTCGTGCGGCAGCACCACGCCCTCCGCGGGATCCGTGACGCGCAGGGTGCCGATGACCCCGCGCTGGAGCATGCCGTCGGTGTCCTGCTGCTCGTACACGTAGAGGCAGGGCTCCGGGTCCGCGGTGAGGATGCCCTCGTCCAGCCAGCGGCGGAGGGTGTCGGCCGCCTGCTCGGTGCGGGCGCTGGGGGTGCCGGCCTGGGGCAGGATCAGCCGGACGATGTTGTAGGGGTCGGCGGACTGGAGGTGGTGCAGGCCGTCGGGGCGCACGACGACATCGTAGGGAGGGGACGTGACGGAGGCGAGGCTGCCGACCCGGTCGGGGTCGTAACGGAGGCCTCGGAACGGGGTGAGTTCCAGGCCTCGGCGCGCCGTTGCCTCCGAGTGACCTGCTGTCTTCATCCCGGCATCGTACGTGGGGCCGGCGGCGTGCGGGATGATC contains:
- a CDS encoding tetratricopeptide repeat protein; protein product: MPIPEDVTGDEIDKDVRQELQSLPKTLAEDVAKNLVMVARLLDEDPEGAYGYSKVALRLASRVAAVREAAGFAAYATQKYAEALGEFRAARRMTGTVELWPVMADCERGLGRPEKALDMAGAPEVHKLDKAGQVEMRLVAAGARRDMGQLDAAIVTLQSPELASQSVQPWTARLRYAYADALLAAGREREAREWFAKAVEADRDSSTDASDRLAELDGVEFVDALAEEETSGVEDAEEAAEVDEADEAEEPGKPVESTEAVESTEAIESTEAVESDESGHVASPEAGDKD
- a CDS encoding DUF1015 domain-containing protein; this encodes MKTAGHSEATARRGLELTPFRGLRYDPDRVGSLASVTSPPYDVVVRPDGLHHLQSADPYNIVRLILPQAGTPSARTEQAADTLRRWLDEGILTADPEPCLYVYEQQDTDGMLQRGVIGTLRVTDPAEGVVLPHEDVMPPVVADRAALMRATRANLEPLLLTYRGDGTAAEVVERTAARPPLLATTTEDGFHHRLWSVTDPDDVTRIRSDLAGRQALIADGHHRWATYLRLRAEHPSPSPWDHGLVLLVDTARYPLRVRAIHRLLHGLPVADALTAVTGMFRIQRLDVPLPQALEALADASCEGNAFLLAGDGSFHLLDRPDPDLLARTIPADRPAAWRSLDATVLHTTLLEHVWRIPEDSAAHIAYIHDTSATVAKAERDGGTAVLMHPVREEVVRDLARQGVTMPRKSTSFGPKPASGLVLRALDI